In Zingiber officinale cultivar Zhangliang chromosome 3A, Zo_v1.1, whole genome shotgun sequence, the DNA window GGAAATAAGGTGTAAGGAGTAAGGACACCAGAAACAAAGTGTAAAAGATCTAGGAATTTCATAAAAAAACATGAAAGATTGCCCAAGAATAAGGTCATATAGAATACAATTGTGTGTAAGTCTTAAGTTTGTGTGGATTGGCTGTAAATGGATGTGAAATGGCTACTCTTTCCCTGTTTACGCAGATGATCAAGTTCAGATTGCGACCAGATAGGATTGCCTTTATCGAAATTTTGATGGCTTGCAGCCATGTAGGCATGATTGACACTGCTATCATCGGCTTCAATTGCATGAAGACGGTTTATGGAGTTGAGCCAAAGGCAGAACATGTTGGATGCTTGGTGGATGCTCTTTCTCGTGGGGGTTATCTCGATAAGGCGAGATCAGTGCTTGAGAGCATGCTTTTCGAAACAAATGCTTCTGCTTGGCATGCACTTTTAGGTGGATGCTTTGCTCATGGTGATTACGAGTTGGGCGTAGTGGTGGCGAGGCATCTCATTGAGCTTGAGCCACTAGAGGAAAGTGGATATGTAGCTCTGCAAAAGTTGTATGCGATTACTGGTAGAACAGAGGGTGCATTGAAAGTGAGGAAACTGATGTGTGATTTGGACATCAAACAATCCTCAGGAGCAAGCATGATTGAAGTGGAAGGAGCAGCGTGTGAGTTCTTGGCAGGAACACTATGATCATCTAGAGACAGGTAAATACAATCAAATACAATTCCAAACAATCTTTATCTAAACCAGGAGAGAGGAATCAATGGAATGTGCCTAGGTTAGGCATGATAGAGATCCATCCGAGTCACTTTCCGCACTATGCTCAGTTTGGCATGGTTGTAGTACGGCTCGAGAATTGGATTTGCCCTGCAAGCTGCTAGTATGGCGTAACCCTTTGACACTACCCAATTTGCATCTCTAATCGGAACTACTAATGGAaaactaacatatcataaagtaGAAAATTTTAAGTTCAACATTTTAACCTACCATGGAAACAAACACTCCACAAGAGTATATCTGAGGACATTGTAAAAGTTTCAAGATTGTTCATGTGGGCATTTAGTTTAGCAAAAGGAAGTTAAAAGATGGGCATACAAGTTCCTGACTTACATCTAACAAGTGTCGTAGCTTAACGGGACTAAATTGATCCACTGAGGAACCACTGGTTCTTTCTTCTCTGCTCTTTTCTTGGAAGCAGAGAAGAACTAGCTAAACATAGTGCGGAAAACCGACCTAAACAAACTAAGATAAATACAGTCAAATGAACTAGCTAAACATAGTAGGGTATTTGCATT includes these proteins:
- the LOC122050468 gene encoding pentatricopeptide repeat-containing protein At5g56310-like; its protein translation is MATLSLFTQMIKFRLRPDRIAFIEILMACSHVGMIDTAIIGFNCMKTVYGVEPKAEHVGCLVDALSRGGYLDKARSVLESMLFETNASAWHALLGGCFAHGDYELGVVVARHLIELEPLEESGYVALQKLYAITGRTEGALKVRKLMCDLDIKQSSGASMIEVEGAACEFLAGTL